One window from the genome of Glycine soja cultivar W05 chromosome 12, ASM419377v2, whole genome shotgun sequence encodes:
- the LOC114378998 gene encoding uncharacterized protein LOC114378998 encodes MDDAQWWRGLSLVDGGRLVMETVGDGRRWHVFLRIVDALSNHDDYFQMKVNALQQKGLSPLQKCTTALRILAYGSLADGVDEYVRIGETTIVECLERFVSGICTIFGNKYLRRPNNEDIERLLQIGVARGFSGILGSIDCMHWE; translated from the exons ATGGATGATGCGCAATGGTGGAGAGGATTGTCGTTGGTTGATGGTGGACGCTTGGTGATGGAGACAGTGGGCGATGGTCGGCGCTG GCATGTGTTTCTCCGAATTGTAGATGCGCTCAGCAATCATGATGATTACTTTCAAATGAAGGTTAATGCACTGCAACAAAAAGGCCTATCTCCATTGCAGAAATGCACAACTGCTCTTCGTATATTGGCTTATGGCTCGCTTGCTGACGGTGTGGATGAATATGTTCGAATTGGTGAAACAACTATAGTGGAATGCTTAGAGCGATTTGTATCAGGCATTTGCACCATATTTGGGAATAAGTACTTGAGAAGACCAAATAATGAAGACATCGAACGACTACTACAAATAGGAGTGGCACGCGGATTTTCAGGTATTTTAGGTTCTATTGATTGTATGCACTGGGAATGA